The Vulpes vulpes isolate BD-2025 chromosome 10, VulVul3, whole genome shotgun sequence genome has a window encoding:
- the CCDC17 gene encoding coiled-coil domain-containing protein 17 isoform X1, producing the protein MAASPEEPGLLSCRSCDMVFRSWPLLATHTQRFCIGRLTREVVPQEHQGLPDQAASELALKQLTEEVQRLWLYLQDMLPWITEVPRGLEGPRREAPAYGPTAEAAGSPGERLRALQGTHAKRVAETESQSRALERRREELSQRLQGLAQTRAGQARLRGLEWELRELRAEARRSRGALDALGAQVRLLQPEPGTRPHASREAELCCPVLQATPATLAAEIGALREAYVRGGGRNPDVLGHMCQLQVEASALDLRRLQPRRGRRTGAALEELLAVEAENRRLEAEILALRMQRGAGPASWGPREPRPVVDPSPCLRREDPPRLPPPVAPPLPPRPPSAGVLLSGAEKAVRAQGVGPGQLVWVVGKPGCLGPRRSQRFPHSQLRALGTMTRNLGLDPHFLLPAPDVLGPAPYDPGAGLVIFYDFLRGLEASWIWVRLVTGLTRDGQDTGGATALPPALCLPPPPAPGPVGNCAILASRQPVPRLPPSPSVSLVCELQTWQGLAGAGEPQPKAWTSLVLFDWDQRVLSGRWRLPLRTLPLDPSLSLGQLNGIPQVGQAELFLRLVNARDAGVQTLAEINPASTQEYQYPPPMSCSPSLEASSLVPTAGFVDPPPPAEEPLSSRVKDR; encoded by the exons ATGGCCGCGTCCCCGGAGGAGCCAGGGCTCCTGTCCTGTAGGTCCTGTGACATGGTCTTCCGCTCCTGGCCACTGCTGGCCACCCACACTCAGCGCTTCTGCATTGGCCGTCTGACCCGCGAG GTTGTGCCACAAGAACACCAGGGCCTCCCAGACCAGGCGGCCAGCGAATTGGCTCTAAAGCAGCTAACCGAGGAG GTGCAGCGGCTGTGGCTGTACCTTCAGGACATGCTGCCCTGGATAACAGAGGTCCCCAGGGGACTAGAAGGGCCCCGCAGGGAGGCGCCCGCATACGGCCCCACCGCCGAAGCTGCTGGAAGCCCTGGGGAGCGGCTTCGGGCGCTGCAAGGGACTCACGCAAAGCGGGTGGCGGAGACGGAGTCGCAGAGCCGGGCTCTGGAGCGACGCCGcgagg AACTAAGCCAACGCCTCCAAGGTTTGGCCCAGACCCGGGCCGGACAGGCGCGCCTCCGAGGCCTGGAGTGGGAGCTTCGAGAACTCCGGGCGGAAGCCAGGCGATCGCGCGGAGCTCTGGACGCGCTGGGGGCGCAGGTTCGGCTGCTGCAGCCCGAGCCCGG gACCCGGCCCCACGCCTCGCGAGAGGCGGAACTGTGTTGCCCGGTGCTGCAGGCCACCCCGGCGACTCTGGCTGCCGAGATCGG GGCTCTGCGTGAGGCCTACGTTCGAGGTGGGGGCCGGAACCCCGACGTTCTGGGCCACATGTGCCAACTGCAAGTGGAGGCATCAGCACTGGATCTGCGGCGGCTGCAGCCCCGCAGAG GAAGACGGACAGGTGCCGCCCTGGAGGAGCTTCTGGCAGTGGAAGCTGAAAACCGGCGCCTGGAGGCAGAAATCCTGGCCTTGCGGATGcagaggggcgcaggccctgcgTCCTGGG ggcccagggagcctCGCCCCGTGGTGGATCCCAGCCCGTGCCTGAGGAGGGAAGATCCCCCACGCCTCCCTCCGCCGGTGGCTCCTCCGCTGCCGCCGCGTCCACCTTCGGCAGGCGTCCTACTGAGTGGCGCCGAAAAGGCCGTGAGGGCCCAGGGCGTGGGGCCCGGGCAGTTGGTTTGGGTAGTTGGGAAGCCGGGGTGCCTGGGGCCGCGCCGGAGTCAGCGCTTCCCCCACTCACAGCTGCGGGCCCTGGGAACCATGACCAGAAACCTAGGCCTGGATCCGCACTTCCTCCTGCCCGCTCCTGACGTTCTGGGCCCTGCACCCTACGACCCTGG GGCTGGCCTGGTCATTTTCTATGACTTCCTTCGGGGCCTTGAGGCTTCTTGGATTTGGGTGCGACTGGTAACTGGCTTGACCCGCGATGGACAGGATACAGGAGGGGCCACAGCATTGCCTCCAGCCCTTTGCttgcccccacctccagctccgGGGCCCGTGGGCAACTGTGCCATCCTTGCCAGCAGGCAGCCTGTACCCAG ACTGCCACCTTCACCATCAGTATCCCTGGTCTGTGAGCTACAGACCTGGcaggggctggcaggggctggggaaccACAGCCAAAGGCTTGGACCTCCCTGGTGCTCTTTGACTGGGATCAAAGGGTGCTGAGTGGACGTTGGCGTCTTCCACTTCGGACCCTCCCTCTGGACCCTAGCCTTAGCCTTGGACAGCTGAATGGGATTCCCCAG GTAGGTCAGGCCGAGCTCTTTCTGAGACTGGTTAACGCAAGAGATGCGGGTGTCCAGACACTGGCAGAGATCAACCCAGCAAGCACCCAGGAGTACCAATATCCACCTCCA ATGTCCTGCTCACCTTCACTAGAAGCAAGCTCCCTTGTCCCCACAGCTGGCTTTGTCGACCCCCCTCCTCCTGCAGAAGAGCCCCTCAGCAGCAGAGTCAAGGACAGATGA
- the NASP gene encoding nuclear autoantigenic sperm protein isoform X2, with translation MGDIPAAVNAFQEAASLLGKKYGETANECGEAFFFYGKSLLELARMENGVLGNALEGVHVEEEEGEKTEDESLVENNDNIDEEAREELREQVYDAMGEKEEAKKPEDQSLVKPEIDKEQENEMEKGGREDMDISEPAEELQEKVESTPDQLTETTEAKEIAAPEGLNEAKVTSGKPEQEAPDAEEGKSVCGTDVQDECREKGQEKQGEVIVSIEEKPKEASGEQPVTTLEKQDTAVEAEAEPIDSAVKPVAGGGNEPKEQVAAASENEPGRAVLEQLVGQEMPPAEESPKVTIELAEASAAEAGSEVSEKPGQEATVLPKDGTVNGLSAAGDQTPVEQQTNVEELTETKDGSGLEEEVRAELVPSQEETKLSIEESEAAGDGVETKVPRGAPEKSPEDKVKIAANEETREREEQMKEGEETEGSEEEDKENDKAEETPNESLLENKSLQENEEEEIGNLELAWDMLDLAKIIFKRQETKEAQLYAAQAHLKLGEVSVESENYVQAVEEFQACLNLQEQYLEAHDRLLAETHYQLGLAYGYNSQYDEAVAQFSKSIEVIEKRMAVLSEQMKEAEGSSTEYEKEIEELKELLPEIREKIEDAKESQRSGNVAELALKATLVESSTSGFTPSGGSTSVSMVASRKPTDGASSSNCVTDISHLVRKKRKPEEESPRKDDAKKAKQELEVNGGSGDAVSSGNEVSENMEEEAENQAESRAAVEGTVEAGATVESTAC, from the exons AATGGAGAATGGTGTGTTGGGAAATGCCCTAGAAGGTGTGCatgtggaagaggaggaaggagaaaaaacagAAGATGAATCTCTGGTAGAAAATAATGATAACATAGATG AGGAAGCAAGGGAAGAGTTGAGAGAACAGGTTTATGACGCcatgggagaaaaagaagaagcaaaaaaacCAGAAGACCAGTCTCTGGTAAAGCCTGAAATTGATAAAGAGCAGGAGAATGAAATGGAGAAGGGTGGAAGAGAAGACATGGATATAAGTGAGCCTGCAGAGGAACTACAGGAAAAAGTTGAGTCCACTCCAGATCAGTTAACTGAAACCACTGAGGCAAAAGAAATAGCAGCACCAGAAGGACTGAATGAAGCCAAGGTCACTTCTGGGAAGCCAGAACAGGAAGCCCCAGATGCTGAGGAAGGAAAATCAGTTTGTGGAACTGACGTGCAAGATGAATGCAGAGAAAAAGGtcaggagaagcagggagaagtaATTGTGAGCATAGAGGAGAAGCCAAAAGAAGCTTCAGGAGAGCAGCCTGTTACAACTCTTGAAAAGCAGGATACTGCAgtggaggcagaagcagagcCTATAGATTCAGCAGTCAAGCCAGTGGCTGGGGGTGGGAATGAGCCAAAGGAGCAGGTAGCAGCTGCCTCTGAAAATGAGCCAGGAAGGGCTGTTCTTGAGCAGCTGGTAGGGCAAGAAATGCCTCCTGCTGAAGAGTCACCAAAGGTGACAATAGAGCTTGCAGAGGCCTCAGCTGCAGAAGCTGGGTCAGAAGTCTCTGAGAAGCCTGGGCAGGAGGCCACAGTTCTCCCTAAGGATGGTACAGTCAATGGATTGTCAGCTGCAGGAGATCAGACTCCTGTTGAACAACAGACTAATGTAGAAGAACTGACAGAAACAAAAGATGGCTCAGGACTAGAGGAGGAGGTCAGGGCAGAGTTGGTTCCTAGCCAGGAGGAAACTAAGCTGTCCATAGAAGAGTCTGAGGCAGCTGGAGATGGGGTTGAGACCAAGGTACCCCGGGGGGCTCCTGAGAAATCGCCTGAAGACAAAGTTAAGATAGCTGCTAATGAAGAAACACgagaaagagaagaacagatgAAAGAGGGTGAAG AAACTGAAGGCTCAGAAGAGGaggataaagaaaatgacaagGCTGAAGAAACACCAAATGAATCACTTCTTGAAAACAAG TCTCTTCAAGAAAACGAAGAGGAGGAGATTGGGAATCTAGAGCTTGCCTGGGATATGCTGGATTTagcaaagatcatttttaaaag gcaagaaacaaaagaagctcAGCTTTACGCTGCACAGGCACATCTTAAACTTGGAGAAGTTAGTGTTGAATCTG aAAATTATGTCCAAGCTGTGGAGGAGTTCCAGGCTTGCCTTAACCTGCAAGAACAGTACCTGGAAGCCCATGATCGTCTTCTTGCAGAGACCCACTACCAGCTGGGCTTGGCCTATGGATACAACTCTCAGTATGATGAGGCAGTGGCACAGTTCAGCAAATCTATTGAAGTGATTGAGAAGAGAATGG CTGTACTGAGTGAGCAGATGAAGGAGGCTGAAGGATCATCTACTGAATatgagaaagaaattgaagagctGAAGGAACTGCTTCCTGAAATTAGAGAGAAGATAGAAGATGCAAAGGAGTCCCAGCGTAGTGGGAATGTAGCTGAATTAGCTCTGAAAGCAACTCTG GTGGAGAGCTCTACTTCAGGTTTCACTCCTAGTGGAGGCAGCACTTCAGTCTCCATG GTTGCCAGTAGAAAACCAACAGATGGTGCTTCCTCATCAAATTGTGTGACTGATATTTCCCACCTTGTCAGAAAGAAG AGGAAACCAGAGGAAGAGAGTCCCCGGAAAGATGATGCAAAGAAAGCCAAACAAGAGCTGGAGGTCAATGGAGGCAGTGGGGATGCCGTCTCCAGTGGAAATGAAGTTTCAGAAAAcatggaggaggag GCTGAGAATCAGGCTGAAAGCCGGGCAGCAGTGGAGGGGACAGTGGAGGCCGGAGCTACAGTTGAGAGCACTGCATGTTAA
- the CCDC17 gene encoding coiled-coil domain-containing protein 17 isoform X2, with protein sequence MAASPEEPGLLSCRSCDMVFRSWPLLATHTQRFCIGRLTREVVPQEHQGLPDQAASELALKQLTEEVQRLWLYLQDMLPWITEVPRGLEGPRREAPAYGPTAEAAGSPGERLRALQGTHAKRVAETESQSRALERRREGEGRGAPALGFEFVGPFATRSLNASELSQRLQGLAQTRAGQARLRGLEWELRELRAEARRSRGALDALGAQVRLLQPEPGTRPHASREAELCCPVLQATPATLAAEIGALREAYVRGGGRNPDVLGHMCQLQVEASALDLRRLQPRRGRRTGAALEELLAVEAENRRLEAEILALRMQRGAGPASWGPREPRPVVDPSPCLRREDPPRLPPPVAPPLPPRPPSAGVLLSGAEKALRALGTMTRNLGLDPHFLLPAPDVLGPAPYDPGAGLVIFYDFLRGLEASWIWVRLVTGLTRDGQDTGGATALPPALCLPPPPAPGPVGNCAILASRQPVPRLPPSPSVSLVCELQTWQGLAGAGEPQPKAWTSLVLFDWDQRVLSGRWRLPLRTLPLDPSLSLGQLNGIPQVGQAELFLRLVNARDAGVQTLAEINPASTQEYQYPPPMSCSPSLEASSLVPTAGFVDPPPPAEEPLSSRVKDR encoded by the exons ATGGCCGCGTCCCCGGAGGAGCCAGGGCTCCTGTCCTGTAGGTCCTGTGACATGGTCTTCCGCTCCTGGCCACTGCTGGCCACCCACACTCAGCGCTTCTGCATTGGCCGTCTGACCCGCGAG GTTGTGCCACAAGAACACCAGGGCCTCCCAGACCAGGCGGCCAGCGAATTGGCTCTAAAGCAGCTAACCGAGGAG GTGCAGCGGCTGTGGCTGTACCTTCAGGACATGCTGCCCTGGATAACAGAGGTCCCCAGGGGACTAGAAGGGCCCCGCAGGGAGGCGCCCGCATACGGCCCCACCGCCGAAGCTGCTGGAAGCCCTGGGGAGCGGCTTCGGGCGCTGCAAGGGACTCACGCAAAGCGGGTGGCGGAGACGGAGTCGCAGAGCCGGGCTCTGGAGCGACGCCGcgagggtgaggggaggggagccccCGCCCTCGGCTTCGAGTTTGTCGGACCCTTTGCGACTCGGTCCCTTAACGCCTCAGAACTAAGCCAACGCCTCCAAGGTTTGGCCCAGACCCGGGCCGGACAGGCGCGCCTCCGAGGCCTGGAGTGGGAGCTTCGAGAACTCCGGGCGGAAGCCAGGCGATCGCGCGGAGCTCTGGACGCGCTGGGGGCGCAGGTTCGGCTGCTGCAGCCCGAGCCCGG gACCCGGCCCCACGCCTCGCGAGAGGCGGAACTGTGTTGCCCGGTGCTGCAGGCCACCCCGGCGACTCTGGCTGCCGAGATCGG GGCTCTGCGTGAGGCCTACGTTCGAGGTGGGGGCCGGAACCCCGACGTTCTGGGCCACATGTGCCAACTGCAAGTGGAGGCATCAGCACTGGATCTGCGGCGGCTGCAGCCCCGCAGAG GAAGACGGACAGGTGCCGCCCTGGAGGAGCTTCTGGCAGTGGAAGCTGAAAACCGGCGCCTGGAGGCAGAAATCCTGGCCTTGCGGATGcagaggggcgcaggccctgcgTCCTGGG ggcccagggagcctCGCCCCGTGGTGGATCCCAGCCCGTGCCTGAGGAGGGAAGATCCCCCACGCCTCCCTCCGCCGGTGGCTCCTCCGCTGCCGCCGCGTCCACCTTCGGCAGGCGTCCTACTGAGTGGCGCCGAAAAGGCC CTGCGGGCCCTGGGAACCATGACCAGAAACCTAGGCCTGGATCCGCACTTCCTCCTGCCCGCTCCTGACGTTCTGGGCCCTGCACCCTACGACCCTGG GGCTGGCCTGGTCATTTTCTATGACTTCCTTCGGGGCCTTGAGGCTTCTTGGATTTGGGTGCGACTGGTAACTGGCTTGACCCGCGATGGACAGGATACAGGAGGGGCCACAGCATTGCCTCCAGCCCTTTGCttgcccccacctccagctccgGGGCCCGTGGGCAACTGTGCCATCCTTGCCAGCAGGCAGCCTGTACCCAG ACTGCCACCTTCACCATCAGTATCCCTGGTCTGTGAGCTACAGACCTGGcaggggctggcaggggctggggaaccACAGCCAAAGGCTTGGACCTCCCTGGTGCTCTTTGACTGGGATCAAAGGGTGCTGAGTGGACGTTGGCGTCTTCCACTTCGGACCCTCCCTCTGGACCCTAGCCTTAGCCTTGGACAGCTGAATGGGATTCCCCAG GTAGGTCAGGCCGAGCTCTTTCTGAGACTGGTTAACGCAAGAGATGCGGGTGTCCAGACACTGGCAGAGATCAACCCAGCAAGCACCCAGGAGTACCAATATCCACCTCCA ATGTCCTGCTCACCTTCACTAGAAGCAAGCTCCCTTGTCCCCACAGCTGGCTTTGTCGACCCCCCTCCTCCTGCAGAAGAGCCCCTCAGCAGCAGAGTCAAGGACAGATGA